Proteins from one Mytilus galloprovincialis chromosome 11, xbMytGall1.hap1.1, whole genome shotgun sequence genomic window:
- the LOC143051698 gene encoding uncharacterized protein LOC143051698, translated as MSCIRTHILEININKMLEGVEDLDTLNPTPQRHINTQAGKTLHKCDVCAIEFSQGSHLKRHVRTHTSDKPMDCDVCGKEFSQLSYLQRHKRTHNGKQPHNCDICGKQFSQRGNLRRHMTIHTGDKPYACDVCGKGFSEQGTLRIHSRIHTGYKPHNCDVCWKRFTLLGTLQRHMRIHTGDKPYECDICGKGSSRLNDLQAHMRTHTGDKPHDCDVCGKRFSLLGTLKRHMITHTQDTGEKLHGCDVCGKRFSQPRYLQIHMRTHTSEKPFDCDVCGKDFRRLGHLQAHMRTHTGDKPHDCDVCCKRFSQLGNLKRHMRTHTQDTG; from the coding sequence AGTTGTATAAGAACGCACATACTGGAGATAAACATCAATAAGATGTTAGAGGGAGTCGAGGATTTAGACACACTCAACCCTACTCCACAGAGACACATAAACACACAGGCTGGTAAAACACTTCATAAATGTGATGTGTGTGCTATAGAATTTTCTCAAGGTAGTCACTTAAAGAGACACGTGAGAACACATACAAGTGATAAACCCAtggactgtgatgtatgtggtaaagagTTCAGTCAGCTTAGTTATTTACAAAGACACAAACGGACACATAATGGTAAACAACCTCAtaactgtgatatatgtggtaaacaATTTAGTCAGCGTGGTAATTTACGGAGACACATGACAATACATACAGGTGACAAACCTTATgcctgtgatgtatgtggtaaagggtttagtgaGCAAGGCACTTTACGGATACACTCGAGAATACACACAGGTTATAAACCTCATAACTGTGATGTGTGTTGGAAACGATTTACTCTGCTTGGAACTTTACaaagacacatgagaatacatacaggtgataaaccatatgaatgtgatatatgtggtaaagggtcTAGTCGGCTTAATGATTTACAGgcacacatgagaacacatacaggtgataaacctcatgactgtgatgtatgtggtaaacggTTTAGTCTGCTTGGAACTTTAAAGAGACACATGATAACACATACACAGGATACAGGTGAAAAACTTCATggctgtgatgtatgtggtaaacggTTTAGTCAGCCTCGTTATTTACaaattcacatgagaacacatacaagTGAAAAACCTTTTGACTGTGATGTGTGTGGTAAAGATTTCAGACGACTTGGTCATTTACAGGcgcacatgagaacacatacaggtgataaacctcatgactgtgatgtatgttGTAAACGGTTTAGTCAGCTTGGAAATttaaagagacacatgagaacacatacacaGGATACAGGTTAA